Proteins encoded within one genomic window of Fusarium musae strain F31 chromosome 4, whole genome shotgun sequence:
- the RAS1 gene encoding Ras GTPase (EggNog:ENOG41) — translation MAGRMVLYKLVVLGDGGVGKTALTIQLCLQHFVETYDPTIEDSYRKQVVIDGQPCMLEVLDTAGQEEYTALRDQWIRDGEGFVLVYSISSRSSFTRIKRFHHQIQRVKESCASSPSYPGSPISAANPQLPVPIMLVGNKSDRVTEREVSTQEGHALARELGCEFVEASAKNCINVEKAFYDVVRILRRQRQQASRPSERSSGRTRTGNGDARGGDRDERHRNRNKDRSKSKCVVL, via the exons atggctggccGAATGGTGCTATACAAGTTGGTGGTTCTGGGAGATGGTGGTGTGGGAAAAACAGCTCTTACCATTCAGCTATGTTTGCAGCACTTTGTTGAGACT TACGACCCCACGATCGAGGATTCATACCGAAAGCAGGTTGTCATCGATGGCCAACCTTGCATGCTCGAAGTACTCGATACCGCTGGGCAGGAGGAATATACAGCACTACGGGATCAATGGATTCGTGATGGCGAAggctttgttcttgtttaCAGCATCTCATCACGATCCTCCTTCACTCGCATCAAACGATTTCACCATCAGATTCAACGAGTTAAAGAGTCGTGCGCTTCGTCGCCGTCTTATCCCGGTTCTCCTATCTCCGCTGCAAACCCGCAGTTGCCCGTGCCCATTATGCTTGTCGGCAACAAGAGCGACCGAGTCACCGAAAGAGAGGTCTCGACCCAAGAAGGTCATGCTCTCGCCCGTGAGCTCGGCTGCGAGTTTGTAGAAGCTTCGGCCAAAAATTGCATCAACGTTGAAAAGGCGTTTTACGACGTTGTTAGGATCCTACGTCGTCAACGACAACAAGCCTCACGTCCCTCGGAAAGATCGAGCGGCCGGACGCGAACAGGCAACGGAGATGCGAGGGGCGGCGATCGAGACGAAAGACACAGAAATAGGAACAAGGACCGAAGCAAGTCTAAGTGTGTGGTATTATGA
- the CHS1_1 gene encoding Chitin synthase, class 1 (CAZy:GT2_Chitin_synth), whose product MAYNGRDQEYGGHALQDLPAGGSQYHLPPQENDEEQGRGLLNSGYDQDRLGARTPPDRPVSAYSLTESYAPGASSTMPGQGPTGYGDGGSFGQFGNLDAAAPFPRPDSAFDPEDSWVERQQQPQMGGGLGRSKTRKIKLVQGSVLSIDYPVPSAIKNAVQPQYRDAESGTEEFHKMRYTAATCDPNDFTLKNGYDLRPRMYNRHTELLIAITYYNEDKVLLARTLHHTMQNIRDIVNLKKSTFWNKGGPAWQKIVVCLVFDGIDKADKNTLDVLATVGVYQDGVIKKDVDGKETVAHIFEYTSQLSVTPNQQLIRPTNEGTQNLPPVQMIFCLKQKNTKKINSHRWLFNAFGRILNPEVCILLDAGTKPSPRSLLALWEGFYNDKDLGGACGEIHAMLGKGGKKLFNPLVAVQNFEYKISNILDKPLESSFGYVSVLPGAFSAYRFRAIMGRPLEQYFHGDHTLSKMLGKKGIDGMNIFKKNMFLAEDRILCFELVAKAGQKWHLSYIKAAKGETDVPEGAAEFISQRRRWLNGSFAATLYSLMHFGRMYKSGHNIIRMFFLHIQLIYTTLNTLFAWFSLGSYWLTTSVIMDLVGTPKPASGYHAWPFGDTGTPVVNALLQYLYLAFVMLQFILALGNRPKGSKFTYIASFMVFSLIQGYILVLSAYLVVRAFDTPIGDQISFASTDAFLDSFFGGSSAGGVILVALITIYGLNFLASFMYLDPWHMFHSFPYYLLLMSTYINILMVYAFNNWHDVSWGTKGSDKAEALPSAHITKGEKNEVVVEEVEKEQEDIDSQFEQTVRRALAPFKEVEEVEKADVEDGYKSFRTGLVVTWLFGNILLIVCITSDKFDNLGWGEPATDRKAHYFQFLLYATAVLSLVRFAGFLWFLGRTGIMCCFSRR is encoded by the exons ATGGCGTACAATGGCCGTGATCAGGAGTATGGAGGACATGCTTTGCAGGACCTTCCTGCTGGCGGAAGC CAGTATCACCTCCCCCCTCAAGAGAACGACGAGGAGCAGGGCCGCGGTCTCTTGAACTCAGGTTACGACCAAGATCGACTTGGCGCCCGCACTCCCCCCGATCGCCCCGTCTCTGCTTACAGTCTCACTGAGTCCTATGCCCCTGGAGCCTCGTCAACCATGCCTGGCCAGGGACCTACTGGATACGGTGATGGAGGCAGCTTTGGTCAGTTTGGTAACCTTGACGCTGCTGCCCCTTTCCCTCGCCCCGACTCTGCCTTCGACCCCGAAGACAGCTGGGTTgagcgacagcagcagcctcagatGGGCGGTGGTCTTGGCCGCTCGAAAACCCGAAAGATTAAGCTGGTTCAGGGTTCAGTTCTGAGCATTGATTACCCTGTTCCCAGTGCGATCAAGAATGCTGTCCAGCCCCAGTATCGCGACGCTGAGAGTGGTACCGAAGAGTTCCATAAGATGCGATATACCGCTGCCACCTGTGATCCCAACGACTTCACTCTCAAGAACGGTTACGATTTGCGACCTCGCATGTACAACCGACACACTGAGTTGCTGATCGCCATTACATACTATAACGAAGACAAAGTTCTTCTCGCACGAACACTGCATCACACCATGCAGAACATCCGCGACATCGTCAACCTGAAGAAGTCGACCTTTTGGAACAAGGGCGGTCCAGCTTGGCAGAAGATCGTTGTATGCTTGGTTTTCGATGGTATCGACAAGGCTGACAAGAACACCCTGGATGTCCTTGCCACTGTCGGCGTGTACCAGGACGGTGTTatcaagaaggatgtcgACGGCAAGGAGACGGTTGCCCACATCTTCGAATACACCAGCCAGCTTTCCGTCACGCCCAACCAGCAGCTTATTCGACCCACAAACGAAGGCACACAGAACTTGCCACCAGTTCAGATGATCTTCTGTttgaagcaaaagaacaccaagaagattAACTCGCACCGATGGTTATTCAACGCCTTTGGCCGTATCTTGAATCCTGAGGTATGTATCCTGCTCGATGCAGGTACCAAGCCCAGTCCCCGATCTCTCCTTGCTCTTTGGGAGGGTTTCTACAACGATAAGGACCTGGGAGGTGCTTGTGGTGAAATTCACGCTATGTTGGGTAAAGGGgggaagaagctgttcaaCCCCCTCGTTGCCGTCCAGAACTTTGAGTACAAGATTTCAAACATTCTGGACAAGCCTCTTGAGTCTTCGTTTGGTTATGTCTCTGTCTTGCCTGGTGCTTTCTCAGCCTACCGATTCCGAGCCATCATGGGCCGCCCGCTAGAACAGTATTTCCATGGTGATCATACCTTGTCTAAGATGCTTGGTAAGAAGGGTATCGATGGTATGAACAttttcaagaagaacatgtTCTTGGCCGAGGATCGTATTCTTTGTTTTGAGCTGGTCGCCAAGGCTGGCCAGAAGTGGCACTTGTCCTATatcaaggctgccaagggtgAAACCGATGTGCCCGAAGGTGCAGCTGAATTCATTAGTCAACGTCGACGATGGCTCAACGGTTCATTCGCTGCCACACTATACTCACTGATGCATTTCGGACGAATGTACAAGTCGGGTCATAACATCATCCGCATGTTCTTCCTCCACATTCAACTCATCTACACCACTCTCAACACTCTCTTCGCATGGTTCTCTCTTGGTTCTTATTGGCTTACAACATCCGTTATCATGGATCTTGTGGGTACTCCCAAGCCTGCGTCCGGTTACCACGCATGGCCATTCGGCGACACGGGTACACCTGTCGTCAATGCCCTGCTTCAGTACCTCTACTTAGCCTTTGTCATGCTCCAGTTCATTCTGGCTCTTGGTAACAGGCCCAAGGGCTCCAAGTTCACATACATCGCTTCCTTCATGGTCTTCAGTCTCATTCAGGGTTACATCTTGGTCCTCTCAGCCTATCTGGTTGTTCGTGCTTTTGACACGCCCATTGGAGACCAGATCTCGTTCGCCTCGACCGACGCTTTCCTTGATAGTTTTTTTGGCGGTTCAAGCGCTGGAGGTGTTATTTTGGTCGCCCTTATCACCATCTATGGTCTCAATTTTCTTGCCTCGTTCATGTACCTCGATCCCTGGCACATGTTCCACTCCTTCCCCTACTATCTACTTCTCATGTCGACTTACATCAACATTCTCATGGTTTATGCCTTCAACAACTGGCACGATGTCTCCTGGGGTACTAAGGGTTCAGACAAGGCTGAGGCACTTCCCTCTGCCCACATCACCAAGGGCGAGAAGAACGAGGTTGTTGTcgaggaagttgagaaggagcaggaggaTATCGACAGCCAATTCGAGCAGACTGTCCGCCGAGCTCTTGCTCCCTTCAAGGAGgtggaagaggttgagaaggccGACGTTGAGGATGGCTACAAGTCTTTCCGAACAGGACTCGTCGTCACCTGGTTGTTCGGAAACATTCTCCTCATTGTCTGCATTACCAGCGACAAGTTTGATAACCTCGGATGGGGT GAACCTGCCACAGATCGCAAGGCGCATTACTTCCAGTTCCTTCTGTACGCTACTGCCGTGCTCTCGCTCGTTCGTTTTGCCGGTTTCTTGTGGTTCCTGGGCAGGACTGGTATCATGTGCTGCTTTTCGAGACGATAA
- a CDS encoding hypothetical protein (BUSCO:EOG0926388H), whose product MSLTNASPEAAASAAKTASFTLATLPASERNNALEAIHAALTASKDEILAANAKDLELARKAADEGGLSQALVSRLDLGKKGKWEDMLKGILDVRDLNDPIGQIQMRTKLDDDLIMERVSCPIGVLLIIFEARPEVIANIASLAIKSGNAAILKGGKESTESFVAISKVISSALETTKVPNSAIQLVTTRDVISQLLAQDRYIDLVIPRGSNELVRYIKESTKIPVLGHADGLCHIYLTASADKEKAIAAIVDSKTSYPAACNAVETLLVQESALNTIFPAVASALAAKGVSLRVDEPSKVAISSLSLEGVQDATPQDYDTEHLSLTIGVKTVSSIDEAINHINTHGSHHTDAIMSSDSAEAERFMNEIDSAGVYWNAATRLADGMRYGFGTEVGISTNKIHSRGPVGLDGLTIYKYKIRGDYQATADYGDGEGKKPWKHEKLSL is encoded by the exons ATGTCTCTCACAAACGCCTCCCCCGAGGCTGCAGCTAGCGCCGCAAAGACAGCATCTTTCACTCTCGCAACCCTCCCTGCCAGCGAGCGCAACAATGCACTTGAAGCCATCCACGCTGCCTTGACGGCCTCAAAAGACGAGATCCTCGCAGCCAACGCCAAGGATCTTGAGCTGGCAAGGAAGGCTGCCGACGAGGGCGGTCTTAGCCAGGCTCTTGTATCGCGATTGGATCTcggaaagaagggaaagtgGGAGGATATGCTAAAGGGGATCTTGGATGTGAGGGATCTGAACGACCCAA TTGGCCAGATTCAGATGAGGACAAAGCTCGACGATGACCTCATCATGGAGCGCGTCTCATGTCCCATTGGTGTCCTCCTTATCATTTTCGAGGCCCGTCCCGAAGTCATCGCCAACATCGCTTCTCTTGCTATCAAGTCTGGAAATGCTGCCATTCTCAAGG GCGGAAAAGAGTCCACAGAGTCCTTCGTGGCCATCTCAAAGgtcatctcatcagctctTGAGACCACAAAGGTCCCCAACTCAGCCATCCAGCTCGTCACAACTCGCGACGTCATCTCCCAGCTCCTCGCCCAGGACCGCTATATTGACCTTGTCATTCCTCGCGGATCAAATGAACTTGTTCGTTACATCAAGGAGTCCACAAAGATTCCCGTTCTTGGCCACGCTGATGGTCTCTGCCACATCTACTTGACAGCCTCTGCCGATAAGGAAAAGGCCATTGCTGCTATTGTGGACTCCAAGACCAGCTATCCTGCTGCCTGCAACGCCGTCGAGACCCTTCTCGTCCAGGAATCAGCTCTGAATACCATCTTCCCTGCTGTTGCTTCCGCCCTTGCGGCCAAGGGAGTTTCCCTCCGAGTCGACGAGCCCAGCAAGGTTgccatttcttctctttcactAGAAGGCGTTCAAGATGCCACCCCTCAAGATTATGACACTGAGCATCTATCTCTCACCATTGGCGTAAAGACTGTTTCCTCTATTGACGAGGCCATAAACCACATCAACACCCACGGCTCTCACCACACCGACGCTATCATGAGCTCTGACTCTGCCGAAGCCGAACGTTTCATGAACGAGATTGACTCAGCTGGCGTATACTGGAATGCCGCTACTCGTCTTGCCGACGGCATGCGTTACGGTTTCGGTACCGAAGTTGGTATCAGCACAAACAAGATTCACTCTCGTGGTCCAGTCGGCCTTGACGGACTGACTATTTACAAGTACAAGATCAGAGGCGACTACCAGGCTACTGCTGACTATGGAGACGGAGAAGGCAAGAAGCCCTGGAAGCACGAGAAGTTGTCGCTCTAG
- a CDS encoding hypothetical protein (EggNog:ENOG41) yields MKPTEKKQEIDDEKIDIEREEEEDGQRPGTAASGSVKSEHDVRDTIEPVVLGEPLGHIDTRRSAKRAQSRASSARSRALSVVPRPKRRGLFAKLTLVPEIAYPPDYKNSTKWFLTGIIALATAAAPLGSTIVYRKSLGKSWLHPELTRIAALPVLVKEFDTSETVTNLSVALYMISMAIFPLWWSSFSEEFGRRSIYLISFTLFVVFSVLSAISKNITMLIVFRMCAGGASASAHSTGAGSIADLFEVFERGKAMSLFYLGPLLGPLIAPIVGGALTQEIGWQATMWFLAIYGLVVLLMILFFLPETLQRKPGTTLPTTETQELSRMRTMDSAKVKTKNFAKSARHFLVDPLGVLLYLRFPPVLITVLLAAIAFGSLYVVNIAIQQKFSRDPYNFGQLSIGLMYIPSGLGYICGSLFGGRWIDKIMAREARKAGRYDENGKLIYLPEDRMRENAWVMTTIYPLALLMFGWVLRYGLHPVVPCLALFFFGISSMLVFSVATTMLTELIRKRSSSGVAINNFVRNTLSCIGAIVAAPWINAINVGWVFTILCICCLIISYVSIILLRKNATKWRKTMDEALAQ; encoded by the exons ATGAAACCTACAGAGAAAAAGCAAGaaattgatgatgaaaagatcGATATtgagcgagaagaagaagaagacggccAACGCCCGGGAACTGCTGCATCGGGCTCCGTCAAATCAGAACATGATGTTCGAGATACCATTGAGCCAGTCGTGCTCGGTGAGCCCCTGGGACATATAGATACTCGACGATCTGCCAAGCGTGCTCAGTCCAGAGCGTCATCTGCACGGTCGAGGGCTCTTTCTGTTGTTCCGAGGCCCAAGAGGCGTGGTCTTTTTGCAAAACTGACATTGGTGCCTGAGATTGCGTATCCTCCTGATTACAAGAACTCGACGAAATGGTTTCTCACCGGTATCATAGCCTTAGCCACAGCTGCTGCACCTTTAGGCTCGACCATTGTCTATCGTAAGTCCCTGGGAAAATCATGGCTGCATCCAGAGTTGACAAGAATAGCTGCCCTTCCCGTTTTGGTGAAAGAGTTCGACACTTCTGAGACTGTCACCAACCTATCAGTCGCCTTGTATATGATATCCATGGCCATCTTCCCCCTATGGTGGTCCTCGTTCTCTGAAGAGTTCGGACGTCGGTCTATATATCTCATCTCTTTCACACTCTTCGTCGTATTCTCCGTCCTCTCTGCCATTAGCAAGAATATCACCATGCTTATCGTCTTCCGCATGTGCGCCGGTGGCGCTTCCGCAAGTGCTCACTCGACAGGTGCAGGCTCAATCGCTGATCTGTTTGAGGTGTTTGAGCGTGGCAAAGCTATGAGTCTGTTCTACCTTGGTCCATTGCTAGGGCCTCTGATAGCCCCTATCGTTGGTGGTGCGTTGACTCAGGAGATTGGGTGGCAAGCGACTATGTGGTTTCTCGCTATATATGGCCTCGTTGTCCTTTTAAtgattctcttcttcctccccgaGACGCTGCAACGAAAGCCTGGGACCACGTTGCCTACCACAGAGACTCAGGAACTCAGTCGAATGCGCACTATGGACtcggccaaggtcaagaccaAAAACTTCGCCAAATCTGCTCGACATTTCCTCGTTGATCCTCTGGGTGTTCTCCTCTATCTACGTTTTCCACCCGTCCTCATCACCGTGCTTCTTGCTGCCATTGCTTTTGGTTCCCTCTACGTTGTCAACATTGCTATCCAGCAGAAGTTTTCTCGCGACCCATACAACTTTGGCCAGCTTTCCATTGGTCTCATGTACATCCCCTCCGGTTTGGGTTACATCTGTGGATCGCTGTTTGGTGGTCGCTGGATCGACAAGATCATGGCTAGAGAAGCCCGTAAAGCTGGTCGTTATGATGAGAACGGGAAGCTGATATATCTTCCGGAAGACCGAATGAGAGAGAATGCCTGGGTAATGACGACCATTTATCCTCTGGCACTGCTCATGTTTGGCTGGGTGCTTCGTTACGGTTTGCACCCTGTAGTACCATGCCTCGCCCTATTCTTCTTTGGAATCTCATCCATGCTTGTCTTT TCAGTTGCTACCACCATGCTCACAGAATTAATCCGTAAGCGTAGCTCCTCAGGCGTTGCCATCAATAACTTTGTTCGCAATACGCTTAGTTGTATTGGTGCCATTGTCGCAGCTCCATGGATTAACGCCATTAATGTCGGATGGGTTTTTACAATTCTCTGTATATGCTGTCTCATTATTAGCTACGTTAGTATCATCCTGCTGAGGAAGAACGCCACGAAGTGGAGGAAAACGATGGATGAAGCACTGGCCCAGTGA
- the UBC12 gene encoding NEDD8-conjugating protein ubc12 (BUSCO:EOG09265FCK), which yields MLKIWSMKKEQKEAENAEGQATGGKKKKVTAAQLRVQKDLSELSLGSTMKTEFPDPDDILNFVLTIDPDEGMYRGSRFTFDFTINQNFPHEPPKVRCREKIYHPNIDLEGKVCLNILREDWKPVLNLNAVIVGLQFLFLEPNASDPLNKEAAEDLRNNREGFKRNVRTAMGGGVVKGRTYDRVLK from the exons atgttgaagatatgGTCGATG AAaaaggagcagaaggaggcAGAGAACGCCGAGGGCCAGGCGACGGGtggtaagaagaagaaggtgaCTGCAGCTCAGCTGCGCGTGCAAAAAG ATCTTTCAGAACTTTCCCTCGGATCAACGATGAAGACAGAGTTCCCCGACCCCGATGACATCCTTAACTTCGTACTCACGATCGACCCTGATGAGGGCATGTACCGAGGCAGCCGCTTTACCTTCGATTTCACCATAAACCAGAATTTCCCCCACGAGCCTCCCAAGGTCCGATGCCGAGAAAAGATCTACCATCCCAATATCGATCTTGAGGGAAAGGTCTGCCTGAACATTCTACGAGAGGACTGGAAGCCAGTGCTGAACTTGAATGCTGTGATTGTTGGCCTGCAG TTCCTGTTCCTCGAACCCAACGCATCGGACCCGCTCAACaaggaggctgctgaagatCTACGAAACAACCGAGAGGGATTCAAGCGCAACGTGAGGACTGCTATGGGTGGTGGAGTAGTCAAGGGCAGGACATACGACAGGGTCCTGAAATAG
- a CDS encoding hypothetical protein (EggNog:ENOG41), which produces MSPGAISPLSKVKALTFDVFGTVVNWRSSVTDELTLRAYRKTSSDLKQDVKARVQKLTEEDWGRFAQEWRNSYGKFTRGFDPEKHTWKTIDQHHHDSLVELLKVWDLADLYSPAEIESLSLVWHRLTPWDDSSDGIHELGKTYKTSTLSNGNVSLLRDLNDFGNLGFQVLPSGERFGAYKPNPAVYTGAARELGLEPHEVSMVAAHLNDLEAARACGLRTIYVERPQEEAWDKEDERYQKAKEWVDIWITEDDQGFLALAQRLKELA; this is translated from the coding sequence ATGTCACCAGGAGCAATCTCGCCGCTTAGTAAAGTCAAAGCCCTCACATTTGACGTCTTTGGGACTGTCGTCAACTGGCGCTCATCAGTAACCGATGAACTCACGCTTCGAGCTTATCGCAAGACTTCCTCCGACCTGAAACAAGATGTCAAAGCTCGTGTTCAGAAGCTCACCGAAGAGGACTGGGGCCGCTTCGCACAGGAGTGGAGGAACTCATACGGGAAGTTCACAAGAGGCTTTGACCCGGAAAAGCACACTTGGAAGACCATTGATCAGCATCACCATGACAGCCTAGTCGAACTTCTCAAGGTGTGGGATCTAGCTGATTTATACAGCCCAGCTGAGATTGAATCCCTGAGTCTCGTCTGGCATCGCTTGACACCTTGGGATGACTCCTCAGACGGTATTCATGAGCTTGGGAAAACATACAAAACCAGCACCTTGTCCAACGGCAACGTCTCTCTACTTAGAGACCTGAACGATTTTGGAAACCTGGGTTTCCAGGTTCTCCCCTCCGGGGAGAGGTTTGGGGCGTATAAGCCAAACCCGGCCGTATACACTGGTGCTGCACGTGAGTTGGGACTGGAGCCTCACGAAGTTTCTATGGTTGCAGCACACCTCAACGACCTCGAGGCCGCGAGAGCCTGTGGCCTGAGAACCATCTATGTCGAACGCCCCCAAGAGGAAGCCTGGGAtaaagaagatgaaaggTACCAGAAGGCCAAAGAATGGGTCGATATCTGGATCACGGAAGACGATCAAGGATTTCTGGCTTTGGCTCAGAGACTTAAAGAGTTGGCATGA
- the ILV2_1 gene encoding Acetolactate synthase, mitochondrial (EggNog:ENOG41~BUSCO:EOG09262N3C), translating to MASRNFTKALRGPARQLASAPRVQQRTFVAAARSAARVGAVARPVAAGPVQQQVRGVKTIDFAGHKEDVYERADWPQEKLLEYFKNDTLALIGYGSQGHGQGLNLRDNGLNVIVGVRKNGKSWKDAEQDGWVAGKNLFDVDEAISRGTIVMNLLSDAAQSETWPAIKPQLVEGKTLYFSHGFSPVFKDLTKVEVPTNIDVILCAPKGSGRTVRSLFREGRGINSSFAVYQDVTGKAEEKAIALGVAIGSGYLYKTTFEKEVYSDLYGERGCLMGGIHGMFLAQYEVLRERGHSPSEAFNETVEEATQSLYPLIGANGMDWMYEACSTTARRGAIDWSPKFKDALKPVFNSLYDAVKDGSETKRSLEYNSQPDYREKYEAEMKEIRDLEIWRAGKAVRSLRPENQK from the exons ATGGCTTCTCGCAACTTCACAAAGGCCCTCCGTGGCCCTGCCCGCCAACTGGCTTCTGCTCCCCGCGTTCAGCAGCGAACTTTCGTTGCTGCCGCTCGCTCCGCTGCTCGTGTTGGTGCCGTTGCCCGACCTGTTGCCGCTGGCCCCGTCCAGCAGCAGGTCCGTGGTGTCAAGACCATTGACTTTGCTGGCCACAAGGAGGACGTCTATG AGCGTGCCGATTGGCCCCaagagaagcttcttgagtaCTTCAAGAACGACACTCTGGCCCTCATTGGCTATGGCTCTCAGGGCCACGGCCAGGGTCTTAACCTCCGTGACAACGGCCTCAACGTCATCGTTGGTGTCCGAAAGAACGGAAAGTCCTGGAAGGATGCTGAGCAGGATGGCTGGGTTGCTGGCAAGAACTTGTTCGACGTTGACGAGGCCATCTCTCGTGGTACCATCGTCATGAACCTTCTCTCCGATGCTGCCCAGTCCGAGACCTGGCCCGCCATCAAGCCCCAACTCGTTGAGGGCAAG ACCCTCTACTTCTCCCACGGTTTCTCCCCCGTCTTCAAGGACCTCACCAAGGTTGAGGTTCCCACCAACATCGATGTCATCCTCTGCGCCCCCAAGGGCTCTGGCCGAACCGTACGATCTCTCTTCCGTGAGGGCCGTGGTATCAACTCCTCTTTCGCCGTCTACCAGGATGTCACTGGcaaggccgaggagaagGCCATTGCCCTTGGTGTCGCCATCGGCTCTGGCTACCTCTACAAGACCACCTTCGAGAAGGAGGTCTACTCCGATCTCTACGGTGAGCGTGGCTGCCTCATGGGTGGTATCCACGGCATGTTCCTTGCTCAGTACGAAGTCCTCCGCGAGCGCGGCCACAGCCCCAGCGAGGCCTTCAacgagactgttgaggaggCTACCCAGTCTCTCTACCCTCTTATCGGTGCCAACGGCATGGACTGGATGTACGAGGCTTGCTCCACCACTGCCCGTCGTGGTGCCATCGACTGGAgccccaagttcaaggacgCCTTGAAACCCGTCTTCAACTCCCTCTACGACGCTGTCAAGGATGGTTCCGAGACCAAGCGATCTCTCGAGTACAACAGCCAGCCTGACTACCGTGAGAAGTACGAGgcagagatgaaggagatcCGTGATCTCGAGATCTGGCGCGCCGGCAAGGCCGTCCGATCTCTCCGACCCGAGAACCAGAAGTAA
- a CDS encoding hypothetical protein (EggNog:ENOG41) — MMERSGYLVARNLDELNHAFQLVPRSKECVKCDDDAQLECPKCADNEVCQFTVPLDCTMCATSFCEKDSDSSSNSGGGGPNVGAIVGGVLGGIVVIAIATYIVWRFCIKPKRSQIPTSIYIEDTDAIQNEKDAASRGTRPHSTHTVHSIASTVLTRASNIIQIAYIPGVTNRATPTSPNVLVPPVPPIPMHHAEANRGLGHDDQHFFVPGDLRDSTYSGLSGYSDRTSYARTSYAPRSSVASTIYGKQAQVLTPAQTGMRAKPTVVSVKSVGNSGGDMVAPPVPTIDFEKFGGGRPKSGASAFSVGSTFLNSANTATQARAQVVKVGTLKKVDVGSKTESDTSSSTMAPSPPTTPSGRVTRDSSITVIDESPSVDQGPFSDPPERSSPQKVNKAPSLGAVMEDSVGEDDKPLTLTRRDSSPFGDKHATKE, encoded by the exons ATGATGGAGAGGTCAGGATACCTCGTTGCCAGGAACCTGGATGAGTTAAACCATG CATTCCAGCTCGTCCCTCGAAGCAAGGAATGTGTGaaatgtgatgatgatgcacaACTTGAATGTCCAAAGTGCGCAGATAACGAAGTCTGCCAATTCACCGTTCCCCTCGACTGTACCATGTGTGCTACATCCTTCTGCGAAAAGGACTCAGACAGCTCCAGCAACAGCGGCGGCGGTGGCCCAAATGTTGGCGCTATCGTTGGCGGTGTTCTCGGTGGCATCGTGGTCATTGCTATTGCTACCTATATAGTATGGAGATTCTGTATCAAGCCGAAGCGTTCGCAGATCCCCACGTCTATATACATCGAAGACACAGACGCCATTCagaatgagaaggatgctgcTTCCAGAGGAACTCGCCCGCACTCTACACACACCGTTCACTCAATCGCATCAACAGTCCTCACACGAGCATCAAACATCATTCAGATCGCATATATCCCTGGCGTCACAAACCGAGCCACCCCGACATCGCCAAACGTTCTTGTCCCTCCAGTCCCACCGATCCCTATGCACCATGCCGAGGCCAACCGTGGCCTAGGACACGACGACCAGCATTTCTTTGTTCCTGGCGATCTACGGGACTCTACCTACTCGGGGCTGTCAGGCTACTCGGACCGAACCTCATACGCTCGTACCTCTTACGCACCCCGATCCAGTGTGGCTTCTACGATTTATGGAAAACAGGCTCAGGTTCTTACACCTGCTCAGACTGGAATGAGAGCCAAGCCGACTGTTGTCAGCGTCAAGTCCGTCGGTAACAGCGGTGGTGATATGGTGGCACCTCCAGTCCCCACGATTGATTTCGAGAAGTTTGGTGGCGGCAGGCCCAAGAGCGGTGCAAGTGCCTTCAGCGTCGGCTCAACGTTCCTCAACAGCGCCAACACTGCTACGCAGGCTCGTGCACAGGTGGTGAAGGTTGGAACATTGAAGAAGGTCGACGTGGGAAGCAAGACAGAATCAGacacatcgtcatcaaccATGGCACCATCaccgccaacaacaccaagtgGCCGCGTTACTCGAGATTCGAGCATTACCGTTATTGACGAGTCGCCCTCTGTGGACCAAGGTCCTTTCTCGGATCCCCCAGAGCGATCTAGCCCACAAAAAGTAAACAAGGCCCCTAGCCTTGGTGCCGTCATGGAAGACTCAGTAGGCGAGGATGACAAGCCTCTGACTCTTACGCGGCGAGATAGCAGTCCTTTCGGGGACAAGCACGCGACAAAAGAGTAG